Proteins encoded by one window of Alkalinema sp. FACHB-956:
- a CDS encoding tetratricopeptide repeat protein: MKRFSNTFSASILSLGLGLLPLVGLFIAVDRSMAGDLNRQLAIPLNSGTLNRARKAGDRWLATGDQQQQQGQVTTAIESWQKALELYRQVVDQEAQGLVYRRLAKAYLELGRTVEAEDAARRALGFARTLNDYHNQILGYNDVGLLLMKRDPTEAEKSFAEGVRIATVLKDTPGLGTSLSNWGLAAQAAGQFAVAIERLQKGLPYQRMALDFAGESRSYKGLGDAYLAVGESQKAAGNYISALVLARQSKQHAVAFQALEGLARAYDRLGANNAAIEALLDRVRLAGRTLEPAQVVQALQTIAEYYYQKKDWALTDRVYKQAIQIAEANQLDKDLPQLRKSLENLRNEFYFRRVRQ, from the coding sequence ATGAAGCGGTTTTCTAATACATTTTCTGCCAGCATCCTGTCCCTTGGGCTTGGATTGTTGCCACTGGTGGGCCTGTTCATTGCGGTGGATCGGTCAATGGCAGGAGACTTAAACCGTCAACTGGCTATTCCGCTGAATAGTGGGACGTTAAATCGTGCTCGTAAGGCGGGCGATCGTTGGTTGGCTACAGGGGATCAGCAACAGCAGCAGGGCCAGGTGACAACGGCGATCGAAAGTTGGCAAAAGGCGCTAGAACTGTATCGTCAAGTTGTGGATCAAGAAGCGCAGGGGCTCGTGTATCGGCGACTAGCGAAGGCGTATTTGGAGCTGGGCCGAACGGTGGAGGCAGAGGATGCAGCCCGTCGAGCCTTGGGGTTTGCGCGAACGCTCAATGACTACCACAACCAAATCCTCGGCTATAACGATGTGGGACTACTCTTGATGAAGCGGGATCCGACAGAAGCGGAAAAAAGCTTTGCGGAGGGGGTGCGGATTGCCACGGTTTTGAAGGATACGCCGGGTTTGGGCACATCTCTCAGTAACTGGGGGTTGGCCGCTCAGGCAGCGGGACAGTTTGCAGTGGCGATCGAGCGGTTACAGAAAGGGTTGCCTTACCAACGGATGGCCCTAGATTTTGCTGGGGAAAGCCGTTCCTACAAGGGATTAGGAGATGCCTATCTAGCAGTAGGTGAGTCTCAAAAGGCGGCAGGTAACTACATTAGTGCCTTGGTGTTGGCAAGGCAATCCAAGCAACATGCTGTTGCATTCCAGGCATTGGAAGGCTTGGCGCGCGCCTACGATCGCTTAGGAGCCAATAATGCGGCGATAGAAGCCCTGCTCGATCGGGTGCGCTTGGCAGGACGGACACTGGAACCGGCGCAGGTTGTGCAGGCCTTGCAGACGATCGCAGAATACTACTATCAGAAAAAAGACTGGGCACTGACCGATCGGGTCTATAAACAAGCGATTCAGATTGCTGAGGCGAATCAGCTTGATAAAGATTTGCCCCAGTTGCGGAAATCCCTGGAAAACCTGCGGAATGAGTTTTATTTTCGCCGAGTTCGGCAGTAG
- a CDS encoding tetratricopeptide repeat protein, translated as MLTVPDAINAAFTAFQSGNWDRAEWMARQVIQIAPDHPAMLNLLGSVYYQRGELREAIVHYLAATEVQPNYAEAFRNLGVALQAIGQLPSALEALQQAVELAPEDATAHYNLGNLLVLLEQPEAALDAYHTAIALQPDFPQALTNLGTLLQSLGQLEAAIATFRQSLALTPNAVTAQINLANALQEKGNPESALGYYRRAAELQPFDPNLQFNLGNLHQSIGDFAAAKVHYLLALKLDSRHAPTHQNLALILQAEGQPNLAIAHLQQTLAYQPDNAAAYSNLGQLWQDQGELPSAITCFRTAIDLQPDFAQAHFQLSQALLAIGHLTEGFAEYEWRWQAPSYLQQQIPRHRKIPRWDGGAIAGKKILVWAEQDLGQTLICSRYLPQLVKQGAQVIVECDRAIVPLLANLPGLTQVIAKGDPVPDCALQIPLGSLPHAFSPSPTLLPPFPLLPSRPTPPNLLKPIGLIWSNRTADSPNAPGAFPLAQLLAALPPSQPWVSLQSHLTAEEQAQLEQAGIPPQTCTDRAELIQAIAALDGLLTIDCEAAHLAAALGKPVWLVLPTTGHWVWGNTKLTTPWYPTVQILRLDPQDGASWLDSIAATLQESPPKE; from the coding sequence ATGCTGACTGTTCCTGACGCCATTAACGCCGCTTTTACCGCCTTCCAGTCGGGCAATTGGGATCGCGCTGAATGGATGGCGCGCCAAGTCATCCAAATCGCCCCCGATCACCCCGCCATGCTGAATTTGCTGGGTTCCGTCTACTATCAGCGGGGTGAATTGCGGGAAGCGATCGTCCATTACCTCGCCGCCACAGAGGTACAACCCAACTACGCCGAAGCCTTTCGCAACTTGGGGGTAGCCTTGCAGGCGATCGGGCAACTCCCCAGCGCCTTGGAAGCCCTGCAACAGGCCGTGGAACTGGCCCCGGAAGATGCCACCGCCCACTACAACCTCGGCAACCTGTTGGTACTGCTGGAGCAACCAGAGGCCGCCTTAGACGCTTACCACACCGCGATCGCCCTCCAGCCGGACTTCCCCCAAGCCTTGACCAACCTGGGCACCCTGCTGCAATCCCTCGGCCAACTGGAAGCCGCGATCGCCACCTTCCGCCAGAGCCTCGCCCTCACCCCCAACGCCGTCACCGCCCAAATCAACCTCGCCAATGCCCTGCAAGAAAAGGGCAACCCAGAATCCGCCCTGGGCTATTACCGCCGCGCCGCAGAACTGCAACCCTTCGACCCCAACCTGCAATTCAACCTCGGCAACCTGCACCAATCGATCGGCGACTTTGCCGCTGCCAAGGTGCACTACCTCCTCGCCCTCAAACTAGACTCCCGCCACGCCCCCACCCACCAGAATTTGGCCCTGATTCTGCAAGCCGAAGGTCAGCCGAATTTAGCGATCGCCCACCTGCAACAGACCCTCGCCTACCAACCAGATAACGCCGCCGCCTACAGCAACCTGGGGCAACTCTGGCAAGACCAGGGAGAACTGCCCAGCGCCATTACCTGTTTCCGCACCGCGATCGACCTCCAGCCCGACTTTGCCCAAGCCCACTTCCAGCTCAGCCAAGCCCTGTTAGCGATCGGTCACCTAACGGAAGGCTTTGCGGAATACGAATGGCGTTGGCAAGCCCCCAGCTACCTGCAACAGCAAATTCCCCGCCACCGCAAAATTCCTCGCTGGGACGGTGGCGCGATCGCGGGTAAAAAAATTCTGGTCTGGGCCGAGCAGGACTTAGGCCAAACCCTGATTTGCAGTCGCTATTTACCCCAACTGGTCAAGCAAGGAGCCCAGGTCATTGTGGAATGCGATCGGGCGATCGTTCCCCTACTCGCCAACCTTCCCGGCCTGACCCAAGTAATTGCCAAAGGCGATCCTGTGCCCGACTGCGCCCTCCAAATTCCCCTAGGAAGTCTGCCCCATGCTTTCTCCCCCTCTCCTACCCTGCTACCCCCTTTCCCCCTCCTGCCCTCCCGTCCAACGCCCCCCAATCTCCTCAAACCCATCGGTCTAATCTGGTCAAACCGTACCGCAGACAGCCCCAATGCTCCCGGCGCGTTCCCCCTAGCGCAACTCTTAGCGGCCCTCCCACCCTCCCAGCCCTGGGTCAGCCTGCAATCCCACCTCACCGCCGAGGAGCAGGCCCAACTGGAACAGGCTGGAATTCCACCGCAAACTTGCACCGATCGCGCCGAGTTAATCCAGGCGATCGCGGCATTGGACGGGCTGCTCACCATCGATTGCGAAGCGGCTCATCTTGCAGCGGCCCTCGGTAAACCCGTGTGGTTAGTGCTGCCAACGACGGGACATTGGGTCTGGGGCAATACAAAATTAACGACCCCCTGGTACCCGACCGTGCAAATCCTGCGTTTGGATCCCCAGGATGGGGCATCCTGGCTAGACTCCATTGCGGCAACCTTACAGGAATCCCCTCCCAAAGAGTAG
- a CDS encoding sigma-70 family RNA polymerase sigma factor — MSIPTFPEANHPIIKSLFKNSDQELLELFQRYPDAGQYFTALFCRYSPIVYRVVQHSAPSPVQTDYLFALIWRHVFNELSGLDLQVFTQPGVTFQSWLLNVTAACINELTPPPVEEIHYDMQAASPPFWCYLDRALDAMSPDLRLMIVMAQTFNWSETRISAYLQAEGDIIPPLEVKQRLQEGYRLLEARLPEDIRVIYLGNNQPA, encoded by the coding sequence GTGTCGATTCCTACCTTTCCTGAGGCCAACCATCCCATTATCAAGTCCTTGTTTAAAAACAGCGATCAGGAACTCTTAGAACTTTTTCAGCGATATCCTGATGCAGGACAGTATTTCACGGCATTGTTTTGCCGTTACAGCCCGATCGTCTATCGGGTGGTGCAGCATTCTGCGCCCTCTCCGGTTCAGACTGATTATTTGTTTGCATTGATTTGGCGACATGTATTTAATGAACTGTCGGGTTTAGATCTCCAAGTCTTTACCCAGCCCGGTGTCACCTTTCAAAGTTGGTTGCTGAACGTCACGGCAGCCTGTATCAATGAATTGACCCCACCCCCCGTTGAGGAAATCCACTACGACATGCAGGCCGCATCGCCTCCCTTCTGGTGCTACCTCGATCGGGCATTGGATGCAATGTCACCGGATTTGCGCTTGATGATTGTCATGGCGCAGACCTTCAATTGGAGCGAAACTCGGATTTCGGCCTATCTGCAAGCGGAGGGGGACATCATTCCCCCCTTAGAAGTTAAACAACGATTGCAGGAGGGCTATCGGCTCCTAGAAGCTCGTTTGCCGGAGGATATTCGGGTGATTTATCTCGGCAATAACCAGCCTGCTTAA
- a CDS encoding ImmA/IrrE family metallo-endopeptidase — translation MCSLPPSYQHPGYAFLHRYGSLQTEADVFHYVEFLRESANLSNRLPTDLDAIYQHFGMPIPLKVPLDEQQGILLDSYQGVILIKEDDPIVRQRFTEGHELMELLFDAQADVAQKLQIPTWEEARKEKLCDAGAAELLMPRSQFTSHLNHLGVSLDSARSLSALYQTSLLATLIRLVELASGQHALVVWHRSLKPSERKPAKSRRTTAEQPAPTYAPKLRIWWRVTSPDWQAGFLPRDKSIDDTSLIAQALTTGQTQKGQESLPLGWGTIDCRVEAMPVQIGEKSCVISLLHL, via the coding sequence GTGTGTTCTCTGCCGCCGAGCTACCAACATCCCGGCTATGCATTCTTGCATCGCTATGGTTCTCTCCAAACAGAGGCAGATGTATTTCACTATGTTGAGTTTTTGCGTGAGTCAGCCAATTTATCTAACCGTTTGCCAACGGACTTAGACGCGATTTATCAACACTTTGGGATGCCCATTCCCCTCAAGGTTCCCCTCGATGAACAGCAGGGCATTCTCTTAGATAGTTATCAAGGGGTAATTCTGATCAAAGAAGATGACCCGATCGTGCGTCAACGCTTCACCGAAGGCCACGAACTCATGGAACTGCTCTTTGATGCCCAAGCTGACGTAGCTCAGAAACTCCAAATCCCCACCTGGGAGGAAGCCCGTAAGGAAAAGCTCTGTGATGCGGGAGCCGCAGAACTGTTAATGCCCCGATCGCAATTTACGTCCCATCTCAATCATTTAGGGGTTTCCTTAGACTCTGCCCGATCGCTGTCTGCCCTGTATCAAACTTCATTACTCGCCACCTTAATTCGCCTCGTGGAACTGGCCTCCGGACAACATGCCCTCGTCGTCTGGCATCGATCGCTCAAACCCTCAGAACGCAAGCCTGCAAAATCTCGCCGAACCACGGCGGAGCAGCCAGCCCCCACCTATGCACCTAAATTAAGAATTTGGTGGCGTGTCACCAGTCCCGATTGGCAAGCGGGATTTTTGCCCCGAGATAAATCGATCGATGACACCTCTCTCATTGCCCAAGCGCTAACCACCGGACAAACGCAAAAAGGCCAGGAAAGCCTGCCGTTGGGGTGGGGCACGATCGATTGTCGCGTGGAAGCGATGCCGGTTCAAATTGGCGAAAAATCCTGTGTGATTTCCCTGCTTCACCTGTAA
- a CDS encoding MgtC/SapB family protein, giving the protein MVSAIATYISPDVFKICLVVFLSFLIGLEREEQKTEPGRYVFGGVRTYPLIGLLGYGLAFLANQDRLPVAVGLFVVGGFMMLSYWNKIRRSNQEAGLTTEMTALGTYLVGPLVYYEHYWVACTFVITSLILLELKAVLEGLVHRFSPDDILTLGKFLFLTIVVLPILPNQSFSPFDINPFKTWLVVVAVSTVSYASFLLQRVSQGRGGLAILALLGGAYSSTVTTVALAKKSVQDPHPQRYPGAILMASGVMYLRFALLLYLFNQPLARSLLVPLLALAAIGIGVGWFWLIRQDSTAATATSASSQETNQNPLELKSALLFAVLFVVIAVVTHYTSTYLGDRGLYGLAAILGVTDVDPFILGLTQSAGKTTALSVASAAILIAASSNNIAKSVYALSFADRSTGRQSFRLLIGLAILGLLPLLTFL; this is encoded by the coding sequence ATGGTGTCTGCGATCGCAACTTACATTTCCCCCGACGTGTTTAAAATTTGTCTGGTCGTGTTTCTGTCCTTTCTGATTGGCTTAGAACGGGAAGAACAAAAGACCGAGCCAGGTCGCTACGTGTTTGGGGGAGTGCGAACTTACCCGCTGATTGGGTTATTGGGCTATGGCTTGGCGTTTCTGGCCAATCAGGATCGGTTACCTGTAGCAGTGGGGTTGTTTGTGGTGGGCGGCTTCATGATGCTGTCCTACTGGAACAAAATTCGTCGATCGAACCAGGAGGCGGGATTAACCACGGAAATGACCGCCTTGGGCACCTATCTGGTAGGGCCGTTGGTTTACTATGAGCATTACTGGGTGGCCTGCACCTTTGTGATTACCAGTTTGATTCTGCTGGAACTTAAGGCGGTGCTGGAAGGGTTGGTACATCGCTTTTCGCCGGATGATATTTTGACGTTGGGCAAGTTTTTGTTTTTAACGATCGTCGTTTTACCGATTTTACCCAATCAATCCTTTAGTCCCTTTGACATTAATCCCTTTAAAACTTGGCTGGTGGTTGTGGCGGTCAGCACGGTGTCCTATGCCAGTTTTTTGCTGCAACGGGTCAGTCAAGGGCGAGGTGGGCTGGCGATTCTGGCATTGTTGGGAGGAGCCTATTCTTCCACCGTCACGACGGTGGCCTTGGCGAAAAAGTCGGTGCAGGATCCCCACCCCCAGCGCTATCCCGGCGCAATTTTGATGGCCTCGGGGGTGATGTACCTTCGATTTGCGTTGTTGTTGTATTTGTTTAACCAACCGTTGGCCCGATCGTTGTTAGTTCCGTTACTGGCTTTGGCCGCGATCGGGATTGGGGTTGGCTGGTTTTGGCTCATTCGTCAGGATTCTACTGCCGCAACAGCGACCTCTGCCAGCAGTCAAGAAACCAATCAAAATCCTTTAGAGCTGAAGTCCGCACTATTATTTGCGGTGTTATTTGTGGTCATTGCAGTGGTGACCCACTACACATCAACGTATTTGGGCGATCGGGGCCTGTATGGATTAGCGGCAATTTTGGGCGTCACGGATGTTGACCCGTTTATTTTAGGGTTAACGCAATCGGCAGGAAAAACCACGGCTCTCTCAGTAGCCAGTGCCGCGATTTTAATTGCAGCTTCGAGTAATAATATTGCCAAAAGTGTTTATGCATTAAGTTTTGCCGATCGGTCCACAGGCCGCCAGAGCTTCCGCCTCTTGATCGGACTAGCGATTCTCGGTTTATTGCCATTACTGACTTTCCTGTAA
- a CDS encoding AarF/ABC1/UbiB kinase family protein: MNYRPADAMPQPGSTTITVDTQATTVPESLPIGGTAFGGKDSQVADRSPENFGTDHNFGTDHNGLPLRYQPEAIANYYRSRYWQVWSRTIGIFLPLLTYAVGIWSDSQQGKKITEQRNRAIQLRELLTKLGPAFIKIGQAVSTRPDLVPPVFLEELSKLQDQIPPFPNEIAFQFIREELGKDPIDLFDEISPAPVAAASLGQVYKATLKTGEKVAVKVQRPGLARSIALDVYILRGLSAWAMRTFSRVRSDLVGIMDEFAGRIFEEMDYTQEGRNAERFNDLYGYLPDIYVPKIYWDYTERRVLTMEWIEGTKLTNLKEVAEQGIDATYLVNIGVQCSLRQLLEHGFFHADPHPGNLLATPDGKLAYLDFGMMSQMQPYQRYGLIEAIVHLVNRDFEGLANDYVKLEFLSPDTDLTPIIPAFAVVFQDALGASVSDINIAAITDKLSALMYEYPFRVPAYFALIIRSLVTLEGIAINVDPEFKVLSEAYPYIAKRLLTDPAPELRTSLKDLLFKDDSFRWNRLENLLRNAKGSMEYDISGSLDQALDFLFSERGEFIRQRLVSEIINSMDALGQTAWQRLTATVGARFGFAVESPQMSSENEATLGHIKRIWAILQQTQGFDPNRILNLVPRLVMRSEAQQMGQQIATGLAQRALARFIREVLLTEPPAELERAFSTPAPTPSPSSSSLSTRR; encoded by the coding sequence ATGAATTATCGACCTGCCGATGCCATGCCCCAGCCAGGATCCACAACCATCACGGTGGATACCCAGGCCACGACTGTTCCTGAGTCCCTACCGATCGGAGGGACAGCCTTTGGGGGCAAGGATAGCCAGGTTGCCGATCGCTCTCCTGAGAATTTTGGAACCGATCACAACTTTGGAACCGATCACAATGGCCTGCCCCTGCGCTATCAACCGGAGGCGATCGCCAACTACTACCGATCGCGCTATTGGCAGGTGTGGAGCCGGACGATCGGAATCTTTCTGCCGTTGTTAACCTATGCTGTGGGCATCTGGTCGGACAGCCAGCAGGGCAAAAAAATTACCGAGCAACGCAATCGCGCCATTCAACTGCGGGAACTGCTGACCAAACTGGGGCCAGCCTTCATCAAAATTGGCCAAGCCGTCTCCACCCGCCCCGACTTGGTGCCCCCCGTCTTTCTAGAAGAGCTATCCAAACTTCAGGATCAGATTCCCCCCTTCCCCAACGAAATTGCCTTCCAGTTTATTCGGGAGGAACTGGGCAAAGATCCGATCGATCTGTTTGACGAAATTTCCCCGGCCCCCGTTGCCGCTGCCTCCCTCGGTCAGGTCTACAAAGCCACGTTGAAAACCGGCGAAAAAGTCGCCGTCAAAGTGCAGCGACCGGGTCTAGCCCGCAGTATTGCCCTGGATGTCTACATTCTGCGGGGGCTGTCTGCCTGGGCCATGCGCACCTTCAGTCGAGTTCGCAGCGACTTAGTCGGCATCATGGATGAGTTTGCAGGACGCATCTTTGAGGAGATGGACTACACCCAGGAAGGTCGCAACGCTGAGCGCTTCAACGACCTCTATGGCTATCTGCCGGATATTTACGTTCCCAAGATTTACTGGGATTACACCGAGCGCCGTGTCCTGACGATGGAATGGATCGAAGGGACGAAGTTGACCAACTTAAAAGAAGTGGCGGAACAGGGTATTGATGCCACCTATTTGGTCAATATTGGCGTGCAATGTTCCCTGCGGCAATTGCTAGAACACGGCTTTTTCCACGCGGATCCCCACCCCGGCAACCTACTGGCCACCCCCGATGGCAAGCTGGCCTACCTGGACTTCGGCATGATGAGCCAGATGCAGCCTTACCAACGCTATGGGCTGATTGAGGCGATCGTCCATTTGGTCAACCGTGACTTTGAAGGACTCGCCAACGATTACGTTAAGCTAGAATTCCTGTCGCCCGATACGGATCTAACCCCCATCATTCCCGCCTTTGCTGTTGTCTTCCAAGATGCCTTAGGTGCCAGCGTTTCGGATATCAATATTGCAGCGATTACCGATAAACTCTCGGCGCTGATGTATGAATATCCCTTCCGCGTACCCGCTTACTTTGCGTTGATTATTCGATCGCTGGTGACGCTGGAAGGAATTGCGATCAACGTCGATCCAGAATTTAAGGTTCTCAGCGAAGCCTATCCCTACATTGCCAAGCGACTGCTGACCGATCCGGCTCCTGAGTTACGCACATCTCTGAAAGACTTACTCTTCAAAGATGATAGCTTCCGTTGGAATCGCTTGGAAAACCTGCTGCGCAATGCCAAAGGCAGTATGGAATATGACATCAGTGGATCGTTGGATCAAGCCCTCGATTTTCTCTTTTCAGAACGGGGAGAATTTATTCGTCAACGCTTGGTGAGTGAGATTATCAACAGTATGGATGCCTTGGGACAGACAGCTTGGCAACGGCTGACTGCCACGGTGGGAGCGCGGTTTGGCTTTGCGGTCGAGTCGCCGCAAATGTCGAGTGAAAATGAAGCGACCCTGGGGCATATCAAGCGGATCTGGGCGATTCTTCAGCAAACCCAAGGCTTTGACCCCAATCGGATTTTGAATCTTGTACCGCGCTTGGTGATGAGATCGGAAGCGCAACAGATGGGCCAGCAGATTGCAACGGGGCTAGCCCAACGGGCCTTGGCTCGCTTTATTCGAGAGGTGTTGCTGACGGAACCGCCTGCGGAGTTGGAACGGGCATTTTCCACCCCGGCCCCAACCCCTTCCCCGTCATCCTCTTCACTGTCTACCCGGCGTTAA